CTAACGAGGTCCAAGAACAACCTAAAGAAGTAGTTGTTGATGATGAAGTTGCTGATGTTGAGGGTTTTCCAGGCGGGTTGCACGACACATCAGTTCTGACTGGTATTAGAAATGATTGACGAAATTGTTTCTGACAAGAATATCCAAATACCAAATCTGACCTCTATATAACCTCTGCAGAGTAAAAAaagtaattggaaaaaaaaagtctcttcttcttctgtaaAGAATTCTTCCAATAATTTTTATGACCCAAATCTTTTCAAAATAGTGCACACCGTACTTTTGTGCTTGCGAGTCAAAGTTTTTATACAAGAAAGTCAAACTATGTTGATCATGTTGTAGACACCATTTGGAATCGAgaggtatttatatttttaaataaattatattttaataagcatttgttattattgttaaaatgatttaattttttttaagaacgtcctgaattgaagttatCATCCCATGGAAGGAATGTTCAGAAATTCGGCAAGCCTGTTATAGAGATTGAAGGCTTAGTTGCTACCACAAGATTAAGTCCTCTGATTGCATGTTCCTTGGGTACTAGTGATCAGGGACTTATATCGACTTTTGTAGAGAAGTGGCATAAGGAAACTTGCAGTTTCCATTTTCTTGTAGGAGAGGTGACTATTACCCTTGATGATGTGGCATTTTTACTTCATCTGCCCATCATAGGCGCCTTCCATAACTTCAAGGCTCTTCATATTGACGAAGCGATGTTGCTGTTAGTCGAATTACTTGAGGTGAGTGCAGATGAAGTAAGAGCTGAGATAGTACAATGTCATGGAGAATATGTTCGACTATCATGGCTATGAGACATTTACCATATCAAATGTGATGCCGCACATTGGACTGTAGCAACTCGAGCTTATCTATTGCATTTGgtaggttgcactctttttgctaacaagagtgcaacacaCGTGTATGTGGTGTTCTTGGACGTCTTCTGAGACCTTGCCCATAATGGAAGCTACGCATGGGGAGTTGCCGCCCTAGtccatatgtaaaaaaaaattgaatgatgcATCTAAGAGCAGCACTAGACAACTTGCAAGATATATCACGCTATTACAAgtaattataattgaatttattttttttatttttgatcttTGATGTTGACTATTgtgctgattttattttttttttgttttcaaaacatGTATAGTGTTGGATTTATGagcatttttcttttgttgctaAGGCTATTGCTGCTGAAGATTATCATGAGAGGAAACCATGTGCCTACCACTGGAAGTCTGGGAAGGCATTACCAGTGTCGACGTATCGGAAGCGTCTAGATAGAGTGACGTTTGATGGTGTTTGTTGGATGCCTTACGGTGACCTTCGTGTAGTTAGAGACTTCGagttgatttctttattttccagACATATCTGATGGGGCCCAGTTATTGTCATACATCGACCAGAGAGGGTTGTGCGGCAGTTTGGGTATGTTCAGACCATTCCTTTACACTCTCCAACATCAAGATTATGCTTAGAAGATATTGACGACAGATATATTCATTTTTCTGAGTACCATGCACTGGTGGGTCAGATTTGTGTTGTGCCTAAACAATGTGTAACAGACTACATAGACTAATTCTACATGATTTTTCGTCCCTTCATGAGACCGGCACAACCCGAGGATCTAGCTAGACATCCACCTGTCATGCACGATGACACATATGTTGAATCAGATATTCCTTAGTACCCGGTGGCAACAACAGCTATGGAGGAAGCACCTGTAGATGCACCTTCTCATGTAGAGCAGCctcgacatgcagtggtaacATATATATTCAACTTACTctgatattcattttatttgaacATGCAATGTGTATAACCCTTTTCCATTGTTGTCAATTTCATAGGATGCCTGCAAGCAATAGCTAAAAGGTTGGTACGATTGTTGAACCTGAGGATAGTGACAGAAGGTACAAAAGCATACAATGTGATGGAAGACTGCCTAAGGATTGCCAAAGGTGTCACTGCAGAATGCAATGTATATGTACGGTCACAACGAAGACAGCGTATAGAAGACACATGAAgacatttgaaattttttaggaAATGTTTAAACAAtgcttatcattttattttatttgacaaattttatttgagatcttttttatattagtatCAAACCCGTATATCATAGGTCATGaattaaaccataaaccctatatTAGACACGTAACAAAAAAACCTAAGTTTTGAATTAACACTAAACCTTAACTTATGacataacactaaaccctagGTAGTAAAACCCCTCATTTGTGATGCACCACTCAACCCTAATTGGTGGCATACCACTAAACCCCCATTTTCAAGTAACACTTAACCCTAATAACAGGCGTAAGACTAAACCCTAGGTATTATAGTAACCCTAAACCGTTTGAAAGTAAAGTATAATAGATAATTATATGAATTTCCAATGAAATAGTTGTATATTATTGTTGTACATGACAATTACATAAGTAACTAAATCTTCACTCTTCACTTAAATCAACATAGTATgttttcaacatcaacaaattttcatactgttgcattctactaatatatggtgtTGGTCACTACTTTGCCTGAGGATGACAATGTCTAGACCATAACAAAGCTAAAGGCGGTAAGGGACAACGGTCTCTTAGAAATACCTGTTACATATGcacaaacaattttaaattattataacacaatttatttcataaattaaaaaacaggaTTATGATGCATTTACCTgaacaaaaaaattgtcataCACATAATCGATACATATTGCGCGATGCACAGAACAATCTGTTGGTGGTTGATTTCTAAGAGAGAAAAATGACATGCTTTGTTGGAGAGACAGAGAAACAAGGAtgacattataccttgatgaAATGAAATATTTCATGTCGGTTATATTCATCTACTTATCCATGGTAACCTACATATTACAGttataattacatttatttaaacCAAGTTTTAACTAAAAATGTAACAGAAATTACATACCATGgtaatccatcaacaagtaggaaCCACTTTAATTTCTCAAATATGTCTATGCCACCAAGCAGGTTGATATACTCATCAAATCATTTGGCAAGTTCTTTAAGAAAATGGTTGCACACCAAAGACCATgaatcttcacccatacctaataaggcAGTAATTGCAtaatatccacagttaccgtcagctttgacatcaacaatgtTTTCAATGTAATCATGAATGCAAAGATGAAATTGATCTAACTTCGGCATAGTTTTTCTTGGAATTCCTTGGTCAGATGATGATGCACTACGTTTATctgaagaattactattttgcacaAAATGTAAAACATCAACATACTTCCAGTAAGACAGATCACGCTTTGTTGATCTTTAATGTTTGGTCATTGGTTTCTTCAGAGCACTTTTGATGTTGACCTTttctggaggaggacacatagagtttagattagggtatgcaatttcccgaagtttactctttaaagtaactttgccacaaacatcaagttatTGAAACGACTTGAATATGGTTTCCATCTCTTCTGTTATGCTAACTTCGGGCTCAGATAACCTttggtctgaaaaacttagcctctgtcaaaacatatggattacaCCTAAAGGTATGCTACCGACAACATATCTAGCTAGTTtgcatgcacaaggaagaccatgAGTAGTTCTCATTACACAACCACAATGAGAACTGTCAATACCGGCATAACTCACACGCTCATACTTAGCAGCAATTTGGTTTAAAGCATACCTCGATACTATGTCAAGTAGTTTATTTGTATAAGGTAACGTTAAAAACATGTCCAACCATATGTGTACTTGTCTCAAAAAATGCCTTAATTTTAGTGTGTTGCAACGTGATCGTATTGTTTATGgcttcccaaacactacataggtctccaaggctattttgtAGTAGTCTTTTTAAAGCCCAATGAGCATATTCAACCTTGCAtataaaatacacaaaaaaacaataaacaaatacaagtaTTTTTATCCATTAAGTCCTAAATCctactaaaaaaatgacaattttcaTACCTGCTTGTTGTTGcgtttcctaagtgcatcaccttattcgtacaagctttaacaaatttttctttgtggGAAATTATCCATGTTTGGTTGACATAGTCAATAAACATTAGCCATGGTAAACaaacaatttcaaacttcttaaggCAATCATCGAATTGATCCTCAaaaggacaatcaaccaaactcCCTTAGGCATCCATTACATAatcccatgcattttttttaccaaccaGGAATTTACACTTTGTCTTGACATTCTTGTCAATGTGAAACCTACACAATAAGTTGGTACACTTAGGGAATACAGTTTTCACTGGATTCATCAATGCTATATCTATGTCTACAACAATAATTCTAGGAAAGACATCACGTTTGAGAAAAATACCTCAAAACCATTCTAGAGCCCAGACCACGTTATTTAGATGTTCTTCCTCCAAATAAGCAAAATcaacagagaatgtcatccttgttggtgtcacaccaacaaagtcaagtaatgAGAGCTTGTACCTgattgttttgtaggtactatctatcaaaaatatcaaattataggcattgcataacttcactGCATCAGAATGACACCAGAAGATATCATGTACAATATATTCATCCTTTAATCcatgccaatgaatatattgatcctgttcaagaagcttcattagttgttgcatttcagtatcactgtctcttatggaagaacggtatgcacttcttgcattgtatatttgtttaattgttgtataactATTGATATTGTGCTTCTTCAACGTTAGCATAATATTTCTTAgtttcaccattgactttgtcatatcaccaATAATTATCTTTTCATCCTTACTCAATCAATCAGTGCATGAATGTCCAACTAATGTCtttgtcatttcatgattgtgaCTTTGACAcattaacttcaccatccatcctTGGTCTCCAACCACTGGTTTTTCACGCAGCTTAAAGGGATACCCACGTTTCCTACTGCCAGTATTTCTTCTTATAAAATCTTTCTTCTTGGACCTATATTGACCACTcatttcacaaccaattaagaTAAATGAAGTCATTCCTCTCATACTTGTGTTTGTGCCTGACCTCATAATGACTGCcacaaaatcaatttcataaGCAACAACTCGAGCCTAATTCAAAACATCACCATAAATAGAAAACACCTACAATGCAATCCAAACATCTTTActcttcaacaaacattcaataacttactttaacaacaaaaaatcatattaatacctGAAAAGTATTAAACGCAtcagaacaatcaacatgttttgattttatagcagcttcatcttcattttgttcattcatatcaacttctttaGACATTATACTGTTATAGATCcactgatcttcgtccatcttaacaacacattcaaaaatttcaatcacaaaCAAACGATCCCTAATCACACCATACACATATTATCACACAAAACCCTAGGTATTTTTCTACtgcatttaataatataaaacattaaaattgataaccctatatattaaaaaccaataacatcaactttttctacttaaaattcataaccatataatacataaaaaattataacctaaCCATAGGTActaaaataaattgtattatTCAACTTAATTCAAACCCATCAAATTATCAGCACaaaaaacaatcaattttagaccacaacaaatcaaataaattaatagcgtaaattattttacaattaataccattttgaaaatagaaaaacaaatacttataaattaattatcaaactacacttattttaaaaaaataatactaattacatttcaaataaacaaataaacaaatattttttttaaaaattattttttataacaatcatatcaatatatttattattttaaaaaataaaaaacaataaatatttcttttaattttaaattaaaaaaattataaatccatATAACTTATACAGGTTGGCCAATCTGTATGCATTATAGTGATTGGTTAATCCTTATAACACATACATATTGACAATCCATAAGTTATATAATACTTACTGTAACACCCTAcaatattactaattataaatcgatgtttaattgtatttatcatgttatttgactatatggttgacttgaatgagttgaggtatgacttgaattagtcatgtgtgaatttcttgatgtggatgttgagttatgtggagttttgttgaactaagttgaaattatgagatttcaaattttatgtgAACCTATTTCAGTAAAATCGCGATCACAGATTTGTTAACCGTTGAATCGTCTTCAAATTTTGATTGGAGGTTCCTAAGACATTTATCCACATTCTAACCATTGGGATTTTGaatataacaaattttgatgTCTCACTAAGCGCGagggcgcgctaagcgcaattccaacccgagagggAATTACGCTTAGCGAGACTTAGTGTAGAGGGAGTTGCGCTAAGCTCGAATTGTCACGCTAAGTGCGAAAAATAGACTCCTGCTTAGCAAGAtgtgctcgctaagcgagatcagcagattataaatacgttctttagcgtgaaaaacacgattttcaCTCTCTCCTCCTCTCCAAATGCCACCCAAACCCTAAGACCTccttctccaccacccacgaccaccggTGGCTATCATGAGCCGCCGTTGCTTGCTGCTGAACCcgcacaccaagaggaacattTTAATCGGAGCGGAATCTTTAGAATTCTcctcaaggattcggtggagaaaattcccccaatcctccatttcttagtttctctgaggtaaacttgacttctaagcctttctcttaattagtttgagtttctcttagtgtctcttgtgttttggatactgtaatagggtgtttttacactctctttgaaaaacccttaaGAATGAgatattgtaaaagttatctttttataacattgatgttattttcgtgaccttcatTGAACCTTgatcacattggcgtggtcggaattttaaaatgatgtctccttttagtagaatctgaaacacccctcagccctttatgttttgacaaggGTATTTGACTTTGAATATGGTTATTAACCCTTTTTTTGAAAcctatactaaatttccttcgATTTGATATATAGAACCTTGCGTTTGGACTGACGAGCGTGAACGAGAGAGACCTTTGAGTGATGCAAAGAGGAACTGAAggagagctcacgataggtgaagggagtttattatcatttacaatttttaataccatagttgggggtcagggaacctaactatggggatgtatgcatgtccctgttgcatgttggtcttcaagaaaacaatgtttttgactaatgggattcgatatatctattattgattaataaaattattgtttctattagacttgtgttgtttgaagacctgtgGAGTGTGAATCTTaggcatgaactatatatgtatatgcggaGTGTGACAAACTGATGATATTTctattgatgacattaattgatatgaggtgacgttgatgtttatgataatattgatatgaattgatgttgttattgattattatgttaatatgagatgatgttgttgttgttgttgataatgtcattgagatgagatgatgttgatgttgagaatgttATTGAGataaaatgttgatgatgttgaaaatgcactgtgatgatgttatgttgtgtatgtacatggggggtgcagtgaccttgttggatatccctggtgggggaaatagaatggttaaagagttttaagcatctctcgAAGGGGATGACTtgaaatctttaattatccatggtcagtgcattgatggtgctcatgtttcatacgttgtatgttgtgtatgtccATGGgaggtgcagtgaccttgttggatatccctagtgggggaaataaagtggttaaagagttttaagcatctctagagggggatgacttagaatctttaattatccacggtcaatgcattgatggtgcccatgttttatacttcatatgacatggaaatagtataaattttgtcagtaagtacttgtagtttctcatgaggaggaatacttgtacttggaggcatgtcactcggtttggaactcccttgagactcaggctgatcaccatgggggggaGTTGTctgtgcacgacagggtgacctcgacacttactgCCTAATTTTCCTatgtgagagtgtcgtgtggacatgcttaggctatttccttggggataatatcacattgcatttgagagttgaggtcaggtgcatgcatcatactgagcatgattgattggaactatGGATGGATGATAACTATttgttgagtgtatgttggactaatgAATGTTTGCGTAAACTTATGATATTTGTTagtgttttcttactaattgtggttatttgatttttgtattaatttcttttataataatctCACCCCTCACAATTTTTGTACCATGTGGTTGGttcctgtgatgatcacgaacctttgTTCGTCGGAGCAGAATGATAGCAGTAGAGTATTTTGGGAGCCGACGTGACGACGttgagattattttgggagagagttgtgttttgttaataaaCTCCTTTGTAGTTGGTtccataattctttttattgaattgaggatgtaaatcacaaaattaattatatgtatgaacaaatttactttccattatgtgaatgatgtatactgagttactatacctatatatatatatatatatatatatatatatatatatatatatatgtatgtatgtatgtatgtattcacttaagtaatggtgtgTTGCTTGGTGGATGTATATCgagaaaaaattactttcatttttcataagcaaattaacaaagttttcatttaaaaattgaaattctcacaGTTTAGAGTGGTTATATCATAGCGACGAGGCGGATTGTTACACTTACAGATTGATCAATCCGTAAGTATTATATAACCACACCAACCACTGTCACAACCATCACATATAGATGTACCTTCGTAACACTTTGACTTTGATCGAAGCGGCCCCAATGCACCTCTCCTctcatgaaaatgaaaaaacacaATGAAACCAAGAGAATGAAAGAATGAATGAGTTAACAatgtcaaagaaaaaaatgaaatgaagaagaaagcagCCAAGGATATTTCAGAATACCCATTTATTATTGGGTGTACAAACAATATGATTGGTACACAAAACAACAATCGTTATCGTCATATGGACTAAGGCCTTAGTTTGTCAATTATCACTAacacaaaatcaataaatttggattaagattttagttattaaaatatcacatttttttatttcttataaaaaatatattttttaaattcattcatttaataagattaaaaatatcattttatttatgtaaagattaaaaattaataaaaattataagaattaaaatgaaaaattgggatattttcaaaaactaaaaacatgtttaaagaGAGGAAATTTATATACTATGTTGTGTATTCGTGCATCCCacgagtatttttttaatattaaggttaaatatgattttatttatgagtTTTATTCGAAATTTACTTTTAGTtattatcaaacaaaaaattgatcAAGGTGTTTATATTTGtccttcattaatattttttgtctttgtcaTGAGGTATTATCATTGAGTGATTCTAACGATTCTaatatgctaaaaaaaattgacgaggagactaaaaaatatgaaaattagttGCGAAACTTGGATTGGTCAAAAAATGATGGAAAGGAAGATGAGACttaaactttatttatatatgattttttttatcatttaggggtaaaaaaattcaaaattatcaaaaggatttttttgaattaattttcatttaaaataattacgaaTTTGTAATTAGAAGTCGCAAAtttttataaagattttttatgagttttttttttgccatcaaattttttataaaggCTCAATCTTGTCATACTACTTTTATTATATAAGTGTTGGATTAATTTTTGAATACGACAGAAGCTACTGCGAAAGAGATTATATAATGTCTCCTACCATAGCAAATTGTTTGTGTAACTaagttttattagttttttttgtaggaaaaaaatattcatatatattaacTAGGCAAAGGGTATAAGATGGTACATTACAGTGAGTATTGACCCAACAGAAATGGTTATACCCAAAGCAACCTCCTCCTACAACGGTTACAAACTATGTTTGTAAAGGggtaccaaaataaaaaataactacccAAGTGCAGAGGCAAAGCCCGAACAAATAAGGAAAACAAGGAACAAAACTCCCCTCTATTGCATATACAAATGTTTACCCCACCATGATGAATTTTGCAAAACAATTAACATAGTTATGAAACAACTAAAGAATACCCCAATCTACCCCACGATGATTGCCAATATGAGACCACTCCCGCAGTTGTGCATCAGCCTTCATAATTGCCAAACAACTTTAAGGCACAAAGCTGGTTGTGATAACCATTCATAGTAGGAAGACCGAAAGGTTCCCATTTGATTAGAATACCACAACCATGATTTGAACTTAATTACGCCTATCACTGAGTCCATATCAATATTACCTTGCCTAAAGAGCACATTGTTCCTATGAGTCCATATGGACCATGAAATAGCGCACCATACAGCCCACCATGCAACAACATTTGTAACCCTCATCCACACACATTTATGTTGAAGGAAATGTTGGATAGGTTCTCCAAGTGTTGGGCTAAAATTTGATTTCCCACCCCAAGATGATTCCAAAAGGATATATATGTCTTTCCCATTTTGCACCCTCCATCCGACACTATTGTCAAATCAACCATTCCCCAAGCCAGTTCCACATACTCTCATAAGGTCCCCTCACCAAATTGAGTCATAACTCTCATACCCTTCTTAAAGTTGAGACGATTCTATCGTACGAAGgtaaaaaacttttatatagTACGAAAGTGAACATTTATCATtcgattcttttttattttcattagatGGCTCaactttttttacatttttgtttttgttttttctctttttatgctTATCTTTTCATAATTGCTCTGTTTCTTCTACTTTCCTCTTCTTTGTTCTTGGCCTTGAGGTCAGCAGCCTCCGCCATGGCTCCCGAGCCTCCGCATCAAGGGCCAACCGCTCTGCTTCAAATGCCGTCACATCGAAGGCCTTGTTGTTGTTCTTCTGACTGCCAGAGGCGACTTCCACCTTGGACCAACTGTTGTGGGGATTCGCGGAGAGAGAACAAAGGGTGCAAAGAGAGGAGGGATTGAGAAAGTTGGTGCTGAGCATAAATGGATGTAATAAAAGAAATGCATCCATTTTATCAGAAAGAACTTGAGTTTGGTctcaaaatatttgatttttaattacatGGTTGTACTTGTTTGGagagaggagaagaagaaaagggaaagagagaaagagagaagaaaagggtaaaattggaaaaaataacataaaaatataaaaaaagaaagacaaaaaaccaaaaaatgataaccattaattttaaaataagttgattTAACTGTTTAAATGTTCACTTTTGTACCGTATGAAAAATTTTCACTTTCATATCCATCTAAAGTTGATATCCCCATACTTAGTCTAACACATTTCTCGCACAACCTACTTAGATCATGTGCTAACTTTCACTTCCATTTACTAAGTAATGCGATATTAAAGTCACCAATGTTTTTTACGCTAAGACCGCCCATCCCGTTTGGGCTACATACATCATCCCACTATGTTTTATTGATTATGTAAAgttaaaaatctttaaaactTTGCTTATGGCTTATTCTTATTAAAATGAGCATGTATCTATTATCTACCGGTTTGTTTAAAGttatcaacaataataaatttatagatTCAAAAACAGAGTCCACAAAACAAGGTTGTTTCCCAAGATTCGAAATACATATGTGATCATTTAGtgttttgtaattatttgatTCGATTACAAACtacatttttaattactataaatattaagttcttaatgaatattaaataaaaaatttgatttttgaatttaattttcaatttaatgattctttctttaattaaaCCGTTAAACAAGATTGAATTTACATCTCAATttagtatataaatatatgctgaataatatattttaataacataggctgaaaaatatatttattcacgTTAAAATTTTCTATGATATATgctgaataatttatttattcacgGAAGTTTTAAAAAGTAGGTGAAATAATATTAGATATATTTGACCTATCTTTAATATATGTAtgcacatgtttttttttatatgcaaatgataatttattaggataaaaaatagataactaaatattagattaagaaaTACCATGACTCATCAAATTAGTCTCTTATTACCCGCAATTCtgattactttattttttctctttaaatcctgtcattattgattttatactttctgaatgataaaaataactatCGATTTTATACCGTTTCCtccaaaatttacaaattttcaaaaatgatAATTGGTTGTGCATTAGTCTCCGTTTCTTTAATTGGTCCATCCCCCACATAATTGTAATTTGCCTGAATATCAAAATTCTGAAGTTTCTTtcacttattattataataaaatacaaacattttttttaaggaaaaaagtaCAAACATTACCAAAcggaataattataaaaattataagcaaAATAACCAATTCATCcttaatttatgatcatttaattaatattaattaatttttaataataagtcTGAAAATTTCTACAAATCCTTTAAGGAGATGTATTATATTAGGATAATATATTAGGatttcaaaagaattttaaaagactttttagataaaaaatggtattcaatcaagatttttttaaatagtgtaaataaatattgtgtCATTCAATTAAGGTTTTTAAGATTTTGTAAGGAAGACAATAAAATTCGATGATAttcaattaacattttttataacttataaaaagtctttgatattaaaaaaaatataaatttcaataaattattttttaagaagaatttcaatagatttcaTTATATTTCTTAGTATAAAAATCTATCAAACAATCTCACCTgctagactttcttcttttttcttttgttatcaaactttattttttctcatcATACATagtctcttttttctttaatgttcTTCAAGATATgtgttcatatatattttttctctttttttttgaacaaaaatgtcaaatatcttgtactttttcttttgttttccaaattaaattaatatttatcttatttgttaagaCTAACTATATTTTCCTTATGTCTCCCATAATTTCATCATCCACACAACTCAATAATTCCcctattaattttttactctCATTATTCCCTTCTAATATATACTTATTATTGTAACCCATTTTGTCATTagatttattattcaaattaatgtataattttaaatttattattcaaatccAAAAGTGAAAATGATAATATGTTATTATAAGAAAAGTTAGTATATGAGAATATAAAGTTAGAATCAATATaactattaaaagattaaaaaaattatattaattttactttttatttatttaaatctcatcatttcttattatttttttcactaactcttgtaatttttgaatgttttaaaaattcaaggaattattttaaatctataaaaaaaatttaaatcttttaaatttttatgatataaattcattaaaattcaaaatatcataaaa
The nucleotide sequence above comes from Glycine soja cultivar W05 chromosome 11, ASM419377v2, whole genome shotgun sequence. Encoded proteins:
- the LOC114372975 gene encoding uncharacterized protein LOC114372975, whose translation is MPRREENAKIMVRTKGLGRILDQVIGRALWREHVDHTANEVQEQPKEVVVDDEVADVEGFPGGLHDTSVLTERPELKLSSHGRNVQKFGKPVIEIEGLVATTRLSPLIACSLGTSDQGLISTFVEKWHKETCSFHFLVGEVTITLDDVAFLLHLPIIGAFHNFKALHIDEAMLLLVELLEAIAAEDYHERKPCAYHWKSGKALPVSTYRKRLDRVTFDGVCWMPYGCLQAIAKRLVRLLNLRIVTEGTKAYNVMEDCLRIAKGVTAECNVYVRSQRRQRIEDT